In Litoribacterium kuwaitense, the following are encoded in one genomic region:
- the rplB gene encoding 50S ribosomal protein L2, producing the protein MAIKKFKPTSNGRRHMTGSDFSEITATEPEKSLLSALPKKAGRNNQGRITVRHQGGGHKKKYRIIDFKRDKDGIPGRVATIEYDPNRSANIALIHYVDGEKRYILAPKGIKVGTEITSGADADIKIGNALPLKNIPVGTVVHNIELKPGHGGQLVRAAGSEAQVLGKEGKYVLVRLRSGETRMILATCRATVGQVGNVEHELINIGKAGRSRWLGKRPTVRGSVMNPNDHPHGGGEGRAPIGRKSPMSPWGKPTLGYKTRKKNKPSDKYIVRRRKK; encoded by the coding sequence ATGGCTATTAAAAAGTTTAAGCCAACATCTAACGGTCGTCGTCATATGACTGGAAGTGATTTTTCGGAAATCACAGCGACTGAGCCGGAAAAGAGCTTGCTAAGTGCACTTCCAAAAAAAGCTGGACGTAACAATCAAGGCCGTATTACAGTTCGTCATCAAGGCGGCGGACACAAGAAGAAATACCGTATTATCGACTTTAAGCGTGACAAAGATGGAATACCAGGACGCGTTGCTACGATCGAATACGATCCGAACCGTTCGGCGAACATTGCGCTTATCCATTATGTGGATGGCGAAAAACGTTACATCCTTGCACCTAAAGGAATTAAAGTTGGTACCGAAATTACTTCCGGCGCAGACGCAGACATCAAAATCGGAAACGCCTTGCCTTTGAAGAATATTCCGGTCGGTACAGTTGTACACAACATTGAGCTCAAGCCTGGACATGGTGGTCAGCTCGTTCGTGCTGCAGGTTCTGAAGCACAAGTGCTTGGTAAAGAAGGAAAATACGTACTTGTACGTCTTCGCTCCGGCGAAACACGTATGATCCTAGCAACATGCCGTGCAACTGTAGGTCAAGTTGGAAATGTTGAACACGAATTGATCAACATCGGTAAAGCGGGACGCTCTCGCTGGCTCGGTAAGCGTCCAACGGTTCGTGGTTCCGTAATGAACCCGAACGATCACCCACACGGTGGTGGTGAAGGTCGCGCACCAATCGGACGTAAATCACCAATGTCTCCTTGGGGTAAACCAACACTTGGTTATAAAACACGCAAGAAAAACAAACCGTCTGACAAATATATTGTACGTCGCCGCAAAAAATAA
- the rplV gene encoding 50S ribosomal protein L22, with translation MEAKAIAKTIRIAPRKVRLVVDLIRGKETGEALAILRLTNKASSPVVEKLLNSAIANAEHNYDMDAENLYVSKVFVDEGPTLKRFRPRAQGRASAINKRTSHITLIVSEKKEG, from the coding sequence ATGGAAGCTAAAGCTATTGCGAAAACCATTCGCATTGCACCGCGTAAAGTTCGCCTTGTGGTCGACTTGATTCGCGGTAAAGAAACAGGTGAAGCACTTGCCATTCTTCGCTTGACGAATAAAGCGTCTTCTCCAGTCGTTGAAAAGCTCCTAAACTCTGCAATTGCAAATGCCGAGCACAACTACGACATGGACGCTGAAAACCTATACGTTTCTAAAGTATTTGTCGATGAAGGACCAACGTTGAAACGGTTCCGCCCGCGTGCCCAGGGCCGTGCAAGTGCAATTAACAAACGCACAAGCCATATTACCTTGATCGTATCAGAAAAGAAGGAGGGATAA
- the rplN gene encoding 50S ribosomal protein L14, giving the protein MIQQESRLKVADNSGAREVLAIKVLGGSGRKVANIGDVIVCTVKQATPGGVVKKGDIVRAVIVRTKSGVRRKDGSYIRFDENAAVIIRDDKSPRGTRIFGPVARELRDNNFMKIVSLAPEVL; this is encoded by the coding sequence ATGATCCAGCAGGAATCCCGTTTGAAAGTCGCTGACAATTCTGGTGCTCGTGAAGTATTAGCTATCAAGGTGCTTGGTGGTTCAGGTAGAAAGGTAGCTAATATTGGTGATGTCATTGTTTGTACGGTCAAACAAGCAACACCCGGAGGCGTTGTTAAAAAAGGTGATATTGTCCGCGCAGTAATTGTTCGTACGAAAAGCGGCGTTCGACGCAAAGACGGCTCTTACATCCGTTTCGATGAGAACGCGGCGGTTATTATCCGTGATGATAAAAGCCCGCGTGGGACTCGTATTTTCGGACCTGTTGCACGTGAACTTCGTGACAACAACTTCATGAAAATCGTATCCCTTGCTCCAGAAGTTCTATAA
- the rplW gene encoding 50S ribosomal protein L23 yields MNARDVLKRPVITEQSTDLLADKKYTFDVDVKANKTQIKQAVESIFDVKVDKVNVLNRKGKFKRMGRYGGYTASKKRAVVTLTAESKEIDFFEAE; encoded by the coding sequence ATGAACGCAAGGGATGTTCTAAAGCGCCCGGTAATCACCGAGCAGTCTACAGATCTTCTGGCAGACAAAAAATACACCTTCGACGTTGATGTGAAAGCCAACAAAACACAAATCAAGCAAGCCGTTGAATCAATCTTTGATGTAAAGGTTGATAAAGTAAACGTTCTTAATCGCAAAGGAAAGTTTAAGCGTATGGGTCGTTACGGCGGATATACAGCTAGTAAGAAAAGAGCGGTCGTCACGTTGACTGCTGAAAGTAAAGAAATCGACTTTTTCGAAGCCGAATAA
- the rplP gene encoding 50S ribosomal protein L16, which translates to MLMPKRVKYRRVHRGKMRGRAKGGTEVAFGEYGLQAVDASWITNRQIEAARIAMTRYMKRGGKVWIKIFPSKPYTAKPLEVRMGSGKGAPEGWVAVVKPGKIMFEIAGVPEEVAREALRLAAHKLPVKSKFVKREEIGGESNES; encoded by the coding sequence ATGTTGATGCCTAAACGTGTAAAGTATCGTCGTGTGCACCGCGGGAAAATGCGTGGTCGTGCGAAAGGCGGAACAGAAGTAGCATTTGGAGAATACGGCTTGCAGGCGGTCGATGCTTCGTGGATCACAAACCGTCAGATCGAAGCAGCTCGTATTGCCATGACACGTTATATGAAACGTGGTGGTAAGGTTTGGATTAAGATTTTTCCATCAAAGCCTTACACAGCAAAACCTCTAGAAGTACGAATGGGTTCTGGTAAAGGTGCGCCTGAAGGATGGGTAGCCGTTGTAAAACCAGGAAAAATTATGTTTGAAATTGCTGGTGTACCTGAAGAAGTGGCTCGTGAAGCATTGCGCCTAGCAGCTCACAAGCTTCCTGTTAAATCGAAATTCGTAAAACGCGAAGAAATTGGTGGTGAATCCAATGAAAGCTAA
- the rplX gene encoding 50S ribosomal protein L24 codes for MHIKQGDKVQVITGKDKGKQGTVLEALPKKSRVIVEGVNVVKKHAKPSQENPQGGILDMEASIHVSNVMVLDPKNNEPTRVGYEVKNGKKVRVAKKSGEALDK; via the coding sequence ATGCATATCAAACAAGGTGATAAGGTTCAGGTCATCACTGGAAAAGATAAAGGTAAGCAAGGAACAGTGCTTGAAGCTCTTCCTAAGAAGAGCCGGGTCATCGTAGAAGGCGTTAATGTTGTTAAAAAGCATGCGAAGCCTTCGCAAGAAAACCCACAAGGCGGTATTTTGGATATGGAAGCATCGATCCACGTATCGAATGTGATGGTTCTTGACCCTAAAAACAATGAACCAACTCGAGTTGGTTATGAAGTCAAAAACGGCAAGAAAGTACGCGTCGCCAAAAAAAGTGGCGAAGCACTAGATAAATAA
- the rpsQ gene encoding 30S ribosomal protein S17, whose product MSERNQRKVYTGRVVSAKMDKTITVVVETYKTDKLYGKRVKYSKKFKAHDENNQAKDGDIVRIMETRPLSATKHFRLVEVVEESVII is encoded by the coding sequence ATGAGTGAACGCAATCAGCGTAAAGTTTACACAGGTCGTGTTGTTTCCGCTAAGATGGATAAAACCATTACAGTCGTCGTTGAGACTTATAAAACCGACAAGCTGTACGGAAAGCGTGTAAAGTACTCTAAGAAATTTAAAGCCCATGATGAAAACAATCAGGCGAAAGATGGAGACATCGTGCGCATTATGGAAACTCGCCCATTGTCTGCGACAAAGCATTTCCGTCTCGTTGAAGTTGTTGAAGAATCAGTGATTATCTAA
- the rpmC gene encoding 50S ribosomal protein L29 — MKANEIRELTTSEIEQKVQSLKEELFNLRFQLATGQLENTARVREVKKSIARLKTVVREREIGIANR; from the coding sequence ATGAAAGCTAATGAAATCAGAGAATTGACCACTTCAGAGATCGAGCAAAAAGTTCAATCTTTGAAAGAAGAGCTTTTCAACCTTCGTTTTCAGCTGGCAACGGGCCAATTGGAGAATACCGCCAGAGTTCGTGAAGTCAAAAAAAGCATTGCTCGACTAAAAACCGTTGTCCGTGAACGTGAAATCGGCATTGCCAACCGATAA
- the rpsC gene encoding 30S ribosomal protein S3 — protein MGQKVNPVGLRIGVIRDWESKWFAGKDYADFLHEDIKIREYIQKRLKDSSVAQVEIERAANRINITIHTAKPGMVIGRGGSEVEALRKKLNALTGKRVHINIMEIKKPDLNAQLVAENIARQLEARISFRRAQKQTIQRTMRSGAQGIKTETSGRLGGADIARSESYSEGTVPLHTLRADIDYGTAEADTTYGKIGVKVWIYRGEVLPTKKKAEKGGE, from the coding sequence GTGGGTCAAAAAGTTAACCCAGTCGGTTTGCGAATCGGCGTTATCCGTGATTGGGAATCTAAATGGTTTGCAGGAAAAGATTACGCGGACTTTCTGCATGAAGATATAAAAATTCGCGAATACATTCAAAAGCGTCTAAAAGACTCATCTGTCGCTCAAGTTGAGATTGAACGTGCAGCTAACCGTATCAACATTACGATTCATACGGCAAAGCCAGGTATGGTCATCGGACGTGGTGGTTCAGAGGTTGAAGCACTTCGTAAAAAGCTGAATGCATTGACAGGCAAACGCGTGCATATCAACATCATGGAAATTAAAAAGCCAGACTTGAATGCACAACTTGTAGCAGAAAACATTGCACGTCAGCTTGAAGCACGTATTTCTTTCCGTAGAGCTCAAAAGCAAACAATCCAACGTACAATGCGTTCAGGCGCACAAGGGATTAAAACAGAAACATCTGGACGTCTTGGTGGAGCAGACATTGCTCGCTCAGAATCCTACAGTGAAGGAACAGTTCCTCTTCACACGCTACGCGCGGATATTGACTATGGAACAGCAGAAGCAGACACCACTTACGGAAAAATTGGTGTAAAAGTATGGATCTACCGTGGAGAAGTTCTTCCTACGAAGAAGAAAGCAGAGAAAGGAGGAGAATAA